In Halobacterium noricense, the genomic stretch TGTCGATGGGCCGTCCTTTCTCGTTAGCGACGTGGTAGGCGAACAGTTGGAGGGCGACGTTTGCGACGACCGGTTCCATCGGTCCACAGTCGGGGACGTCGAATGTCGCGTCGACGTGTGCAGTCGCGTCCGGGTCACTCGCCACACCGATAACCGGTGCGCCCCGTGATTTTACCTCTTTGACGTTGTTCAGCGTCTTCTTGCGCGCGGTCTCGCTCGTGAGGAGGGCGATGACCGGCGTGTCGGAGGTGACGAGTGCGAGCGGGCCGTGCTTGAGTTCTCCCGCGGCGAACCCTTCGGCGTGGTCATAGGAAATCTCCTTGAGTTTGAGCGCGCTCTCCAAGGCGACGGGATAGCCGGCGCGCCGCCCCACGTAGAAGAACGCGTCACTGTCCGCGTACTCCTGTGCGATCTCCTTGATGTGGGCTTCCTGGTCGAGGACTTGCTGGACCGCGCCGGGGAGGTCACGCAGGCTTTCGAGGAGTTCCGACGCGACTTCCGTCGACATCTTGTTGCGTACCTGGCCGAGGTGGACGGCAAGGAGCGCTGCGGTGGCGACCTGTGAGACGAACGTCTTCGTCGCAGCCACCCCGATTTCGGGACCCGCACGAATGAAGACCGTATCGTCGGCCTCCCGCGTGACCGTACTGCCGAGCGTGTTCGTGAGTGCAAGCGTTCGCGTGCCGGCGCGCGACGCCTCGCGGAGCGCGGAGAGTGTGTCCGCGGTTTCGCCGCTCTGCGTGATGGCGACGACGAGTGTCCGCCACGGGTCGCGGCCACCCTGGAAGTCGTACTCGCTGGCCACGTGGACGGTGACGCGGACGTCCGCTTTGGCTTCGAGAAGTTCCTTCGCGAACAACCCCGCGTGATAGGAGGTGCCGCAGGCGACGATCTGGATCTCCTCGACGGATTGGGGATATTCCGCGGGCAGGTCGACGTCGAGGTCAACGCCCGTCGAGAGTTCATCGATGCGCCCGGAGATGGCTTGCCGGAGCGCCCGCGGCTGCTCGTGAATCTCCTTGAGCATGTAGTGGTCGTAGCCACTTTTGCCCGCGGCGTCGGCATCCCAGTCGAGCGTCTCGGTCGTCCGTTCGACGTGGTTGCCGTCGTTGAAAATGTCGACGCCGTCCTTGGTGATGTGTGCGATGTCGCCGTTCTCGAGGTACGTTACGCGGTTCGTGTGCTCAATGAACGCGGTGGCGTCGCTCCCGATGAACGTCTCGCCGTCCGCGTGGCCGAGCAGGAGCGGACTGTCCTCCCGCGCGACGACAATCCCGTCGTGGCCAACCGCCGTCACCGCAATCGCGTAACTTCCTTCGAGGCGACTCGTGGCGCGCTTGACGGCGGTGAGCAGGGAGACATCGTCCGCGAGGTGCGTCT encodes the following:
- the glmS gene encoding glutamine--fructose-6-phosphate transaminase (isomerizing) — encoded protein: MCGITGYIGTDATGKIVHQGLQNLEYRGYDSAGIALNGDGLTIHKTEGEVGDLPVPSRNGVICGIGHTRWSTHGEPTEENAHPHTDCTGEVAVVHNGIVENYDDLKAELRDDHVFRSDTDTEVIPHLIETHLADDVSLLTAVKRATSRLEGSYAIAVTAVGHDGIVVAREDSPLLLGHADGETFIGSDATAFIEHTNRVTYLENGDIAHITKDGVDIFNDGNHVERTTETLDWDADAAGKSGYDHYMLKEIHEQPRALRQAISGRIDELSTGVDLDVDLPAEYPQSVEEIQIVACGTSYHAGLFAKELLEAKADVRVTVHVASEYDFQGGRDPWRTLVVAITQSGETADTLSALREASRAGTRTLALTNTLGSTVTREADDTVFIRAGPEIGVAATKTFVSQVATAALLAVHLGQVRNKMSTEVASELLESLRDLPGAVQQVLDQEAHIKEIAQEYADSDAFFYVGRRAGYPVALESALKLKEISYDHAEGFAAGELKHGPLALVTSDTPVIALLTSETARKKTLNNVKEVKSRGAPVIGVASDPDATAHVDATFDVPDCGPMEPVVANVALQLFAYHVANEKGRPIDKPRNLAKSVTVE